Genomic window (Phycisphaeraceae bacterium):
CCCACACCATCGACTGCGCGAGCCCGAACGCGCCAAGCAGCTGCTTCTCTCGAATCCTCGTCCGTTCTGCATACTTGATTGTGTCGAGCAGAACAGCGTGCAGTGGCTCGGTCGCAATCTGCTTCTGATCGTCATACGACATCCATCGCTCCTCAACGAGTGCCCTGACAGCAGCAATGATTATCTCAACTACTGCCATATCAGCCTTCGGACATTCCTGGATGTCGATCAGCCGGATCTCGATTGCGCCGCGATCGAATCGCGCCATCCCGCCGCGCGCATTGGCGAACTCGTGACGCAAAATACCCTCGGGGTCGAGCGGCTCAAGTTGCTTGTACAGCACGCCAAGCACATCGCGTTCGAACCCTTCGCGCGTGAACACAGGCTCAGGTATCACAAGGCCCGCCATAAGGGGAACCTGCTTGGAGTTGTTGCGATACACCTCAAGCCGGTAATCGGCGATCGGTGACCAATGCCCGTCAGCAATCGGCGAGCTCGCCGCGATCGCCGGTATCAACGGCAGAACAAGACGAGTTGCAGCGTACAACCGCCCGAACTCGTCATCGTTCGCGAACGGCAGGTTGATGTGCGTGCTCTGCAGGTTGCCCCACCCATGCCCACGGCATCCAAAGATACGGTCATAGGTCGCGTAAATCTCGTTGTTCTCGTGCGGCCAGAGCTTGGTTTCCGTGTCCGGGTTCATCCACGGATGCATGCCCGTTGGCAAAAGCTTGCAGCGCATCGGTTCGAGCAATGTGTTGATCTTTACCACATGACGTTGAAACTGCTCTGAAAGCCCCTGTAATGAAGATGCAGGTTTCTGCGTTTTCAGTTCGACAACATGGAGCGCCAGTTCATTCGACCACGACACGATGCCGTCAGGACCATCCGGCTCGACATCGCTCACGTCCTGCCCCACCGCTGCCTTGAATACCACATCGGCCATCGGCCGAACATCGAGGGTCTCAGCATCAACAATCATGTACTCAAGTTCGACACCGAACGCATCGAACAATCCAAGTGGGAATCGCCAGTCTGTGTGTGACGTACTCATCGAGCTTCAAGCTTCCAGAAAAAGTGCTGCATGATCCTGTTGTACAGTTCGTCGCCGAGTGCAGCATCCTCGACTTCCGAATCGATGTTTGGATTATCATTGACTTCGATCACAACAGGCTTACCACGAACGACTTTCAGATCAACACCATACAGCCCGTCGCCCATCAGGTTCGCAGCTCTAACGGCAAGTTTGACAACCTCTTCCGGAGCATCCTCGATGAACATTGTCTCAGCTCCGCCGGTCTGCACTGTGCCCTCATCACGCTTGACAATTTGCCAGTGATCTGGTGCCATGCCGTACCTGCACGCGAAGAGAGGTTTTCCACCGAGCACGCCGATGCGCCAGTCAAAGTCTGTGGGCACGTACTCCTGAGCAATTAGCATATCAGTGTTCTCGAACATCTCATCCAGTTGTGCTTCGATACCGTGTTCTGTATCAATGCGTTTCACGCCGGCTGAGAATGCGCTGTCCGGCAGCTTGAGCACACATGGAAATCCAAGCGAACGGACCCCCTCAAGGGCTGTGTCTCTGGAGAGGATCAACGTGCGAGGTGTAGCCACTCTGTGCCGAGCCATGGTTTCAGCAAGATAGACTTTGTTTGTGCATCGGAGAATCGACTGAGGATCATCAATCACCACCATCCCCTCGGACTGCGCCCTTCGTGCAATCCGGTAGGTGTGGTGATTGACACCTGTTGTTTCACGGATAAACAGCGCATCAAACTCTGCGATGCGCCCGTACGAATCCTTCTCGATCAGTTCGCTCCGTATCCCGATGGATTCCCCGGCAGCAATGAACTTCTTCAGTGCAGCCATGTCGGAACATGGCATGGGATCATTCGGGTCATACAGGATTGCAAGATCGTACTTGTACGCGGGAGCTTCTTTCCCCTTGCGAGGCACACGCTTGAGATAGTTCTCTGCCTGCTGAATCAGAAACGGCCGGTGTGATTCCGGGATCTCTGACACACCGATGATGCGCACCGAAACAAGCCGCCAGCGCCCGTCGTTCTCGAACTTCGCGCGCAGCAGCGGCGCAGGGAACGCATTGAAGATCGCAAGCGCCAACCGATCGTGGCCGGATGCAAGATTGTGCCCGAAATATACGGAGAGTTCAAATGCTTCGGACTTGATCCGCTTCAGATTCGACTGGATGAGTTCGTCGAGTTCATGCGAGACGAGCTTGATCACGGGCGCAAGCTTCAGATCCTGGATCGCAGCAATCGACGGGAGTGGCCTGTGCCCGCGTGCTTCGGCAAGCAGCGAGACGTAGTACCCAAGCGCCTGATATTTAAACGACCGACAGAGGTTGAATACTTTCCGTCCACGCCCCTGCGCGAACTGC
Coding sequences:
- a CDS encoding glutamate--cysteine ligase, with protein sequence MSTSHTDWRFPLGLFDAFGVELEYMIVDAETLDVRPMADVVFKAAVGQDVSDVEPDGPDGIVSWSNELALHVVELKTQKPASSLQGLSEQFQRHVVKINTLLEPMRCKLLPTGMHPWMNPDTETKLWPHENNEIYATYDRIFGCRGHGWGNLQSTHINLPFANDDEFGRLYAATRLVLPLIPAIAASSPIADGHWSPIADYRLEVYRNNSKQVPLMAGLVIPEPVFTREGFERDVLGVLYKQLEPLDPEGILRHEFANARGGMARFDRGAIEIRLIDIQECPKADMAVVEIIIAAVRALVEERWMSYDDQKQIATEPLHAVLLDTIKYAERTRIREKQLLGAFGLAQSMVWAGDVWTHLVEQLLPDGSETRVQLQRMIRAGTLSTRIGKPLRRFPTRKELHTVYSELAECLAHGELFRVP
- a CDS encoding RimK family protein — protein: MKPLLVVDHPKRWPITIPGADIVSSYQYLSDPQFAQGRGRKVFNLCRSFKYQALGYYVSLLAEARGHRPLPSIAAIQDLKLAPVIKLVSHELDELIQSNLKRIKSEAFELSVYFGHNLASGHDRLALAIFNAFPAPLLRAKFENDGRWRLVSVRIIGVSEIPESHRPFLIQQAENYLKRVPRKGKEAPAYKYDLAILYDPNDPMPCSDMAALKKFIAAGESIGIRSELIEKDSYGRIAEFDALFIRETTGVNHHTYRIARRAQSEGMVVIDDPQSILRCTNKVYLAETMARHRVATPRTLILSRDTALEGVRSLGFPCVLKLPDSAFSAGVKRIDTEHGIEAQLDEMFENTDMLIAQEYVPTDFDWRIGVLGGKPLFACRYGMAPDHWQIVKRDEGTVQTGGAETMFIEDAPEEVVKLAVRAANLMGDGLYGVDLKVVRGKPVVIEVNDNPNIDSEVEDAALGDELYNRIMQHFFWKLEAR